TTGTAGAAGCGCGGCTCGATGCCGCGGGCGGCCAGGCGCGATTCGATCTGCGGACGCGAGCCGTGCACCAGCACCAGGCGCACGCCGAGGCTGTGCAGCAGGACCAGGTCGTGGACGATGTTGCCGAAGTTGGGATGGGCGACGCCATCGCCGGGCAGCATGACGACGAAGGTGGCGTCGCGGTGGGCATTGATATAGGGCGAAGCGTGGCGGAGCCAGTTGACGTAGTCGTGCATCGAGACGAAGACCCTTGATGAGTAGGCGTGAGGGTGAACGGAGGCAGGCAGGGCGTTCAGCGTCGTCGCAGCACGGGGGTTCCTCGAAGCGGGGCGGATGGGCAGGCAGCGTCAGTAGACCACCTGGAGTTTACAAAAAGTCACGCCGGGCGACCGGCCAATTCATCGAACGACAGCCGCATCACCCAGGCAATAGTGGCGGATCAGGGCCTGCAGCAGGCTCACGGTCGGCGCGATCCGGGCCAGATCCAGGTGTTCCTCGGGCTGATGGGCGCAGCTGATGTCGCCGGGGCCGAGCACCAGCACCTCCTGGGTGATCGCCTGCAGATAGGGCGCCTCGGTGGCGAAGGCCACGGCATCGGCGCGGTGGCCGGTGAGACGCTCGGCCAGGCGCACCAGCTCGGCTTCGGCCGGCTGCTCGAAGGGCGGCACGGCGGGAAACAGCGGCTGGTAGTCGATCTTCACCCCGAAGCGCTCGGCGACGGGCAGCAGGCGCCCGCGGATGACCTGGCGCAGGGCTTCCGGCTGCATGCCCGGCAAGGGGCGGAGGTCGAATTCCAGGGCGCACTGGCCGCAGATGCGGTTGGGGTTGTCGCCGCCATGGATGCAACCCAGGTTGAGGGTTGGCTGGGGTACCAGGAACAGCGGATTGCGGTACTCGCGCTGCCACTGGGCGCGCAGGTCGAGCAACTCGCCCATCACCGCCTGCATGGCCTCCAGGGCACTGTGGCCCAGTGTGGGGTCGGAGGAATGGCCGCTCTGGCCAAGGATGTCGATACGCTCCATGAGGATGCCCTTGTGCAGGCGGATCGGTCGCAGCCCGGTCGGCTCGCCGATCACCGCGGCGCGGCCCAGCGGTCGTCCGGCTTCGGCCAGGGCCCGGGCACCGTCCATGGAGGATTCCTCGTCGCAGGTGGCGAGCACGATCAACGGCTGGCGCAACTGCCGGGGATCCAGCTCGCGCACCGCCTCCAGGATCAGGGCGAAGAAGCCCTTCATGTCGCAGCTGCCGAGGCCGTACCAGCGGTCGTCGGCCTCGCGCAGCCGCAGGGGATCGCCCTGCCAGAGGGCCTCGTCGTAGGGCACGGTGTCGGTGTGGCCGGCCAGCACCAGGCCGCCGGGACCGCTGCCCAGGGTGGCGATGAGGTTGAACTTGCCCGGGGTCACCTCCTGGGTCTCGCAGGCGAAGCCCAGGGCGCCGAACCAGCCGGCCAGGCGGGCGATGACCCCGGCGTTGGACTGGTCCAGCGCCGCCTGGGTGCAGCTCACCGAGCTTTCGGCGATGAGGGTGGCGAACAGAGCTTTCAGCGCAGGCACGGTCATGGATGTCTCCTGGTCACGGCTCCATCATGGCGCCATCCGCCCTGGGATGAAACCTTCATGCGCCCAGGGGCCGGGACGGGCTAAACTAGCGCCCACGTTCTCGCCTTCCGTCGTCATGACGCGCTCGGCACGGAGCCGGACCGTTCTCTTCCGGCGCCAGGATGCTCCAATGGCCAAAGAAACCGAAATCAAGCTGCGCGCCAGTGTGGCGACCCTCGACGCCCTGCGCGCTCACCCGTTGCTCAAGAAGCGTTGCAAGGACGGCTGGCAGCGCCACGAGCTGTCCAACTGCTACTACGACACCGACACCCGCGACCTGGCCCATGCCAAGGTCGCCCTGCGCGTGCGCCGTGACGGCGACCGCTACATCCAGACGCTCAAGAGTCGCGGCCAGAGCGTAGCCGGGCTGTCCGAGCGCAACGAATGGGAGTGGCCGCTGACCGATGCCACCCTGGATACCACGCTGTTCGACGATAGCTGCTGGCCCGCGGCCCTGGCTGACCTGGACCTGCGCCGCTTGCAGCCGGTGTTCGATACCGACTTCGTCCGCGACGCGGCGGAGATCGCCTGGGGCCGGGGCAAGGCTCGCACCATCATCGAAGTGGCCCTGGATCAGGGCGAGGTCCGTGCCGGCGAGCAGCGCGAAGCCATCGCCGAGGTCGAGCTGGAGTTGCGCCAGGGCGAACCGGCGGCGTTGCTGGAACTGGCCGAGCAACTGGCCGCCGAGCTGCCGCTGATGCCTTGCGACATCAGCAAGGCCGAGCGCGGCTATCGCCTGCACGACGCCGCTAGCTACACCCTCTATCTGTCCGCGCCGGAGCTGGACGCCGAGACGCCGCTGGACGAAGCCGTCGCCCGCCTCGGCTGGCACCTGCTGGCCGGCAGCCAGCGCCTGGCCGAGCAGTATCGCTGGAACGGCCACTGGCGCCTGCTGGTGGACTGGGTACACCAACTGATCGACCTGCGCGCCCTGCTCGGCAGTCTCGGCCAGGCGGCGCCGCGCGCCAGCAGCCGTGACCTGCGCCAGGCGCTCGACGAATTGCTCGCCGACTGGCGTCCGCTGGCCGCCATTGGCCAGGACGATGAAGAGGCGCGCCGCCAGGCGCCGCAGCGCTTCGCCGCCGAGCTGGAGCGCCCGCGCTGGGGCCTGTTCTCCCTGCGCGCTGCCCGCTGGCTGCATGCCCGTGCCTGGACCGAGGGCCGTACCGGTCGTGGCGAGCGCCAGGGTGCCACGCCGCTGGGCCAGTGGTTGCCGCGCCTGCTGGCCCAGGAGGCCGCCGAGCTACCGCTGCTGCGCGCCATCACCGAGCCGGAACTGATCGAGCAGCAACTGCCCCGCCTGGAGCGGATGCAGGTCTGGCTACACCTGGCGCGTGGCGCCCTGGACCTGCCCGAAGCCGACCGGCTGTATGGCGAGCTGGGCAAGCTGGCCCCCCTGAGCGCCCATGGCGATCTCGCCGGGGTTGCCGAACAGGCCCGCCTGATCCACGGCCTGGCGCCCTGGAAAGCCCTGGCTTGAGCCGCCAGACGGCAGGAACGATCCCAAGGCCGCGCCGTCCATCCTGATGGCACAAGGCCGCGAGCGATTCCGCAACGCAAAATCGCTATGCTGGAGAAAACCACCGCCCCAGCAGCTATGGGGGCGGTAGTGGCGTCGCCCGCGGACAGGCTGTCGGATCCGGGCGACCAGCGTTCCTAGGAGTCCCGATGTCCGCCATAGCTTCCTCTTCCGCCGACCGTTGGCTCGACCTGGGCGATATCCTGCGTGAGCTGGTCAGCCAGCAGCGGATCGACCAGCAGACCGCCGAACAGTGCCTGCTGCTGCGGCGTGGCTCCGCCAATCCGCAGCAGCATCCGCTGGAATTCCTGGCGGCGCAGAGCATGGACGATCTCGCCCGGCCCGGACGCAAGCTGGATCTGGACAGCCTGACCCGCTGGCTGGCCGAGTATTCCGGCCAGCCCTTCTACCGCATCGATCCGCTCAAGGTGGATGTGGCTTCGATCACCCCGCTGATGTCCTATGCCTTCGCCCAGCGCAACAAGATCCTCGCCGTGGCGGTGAGCCCGGACGAGGTGACGGTGGCCAGCGCCCAGCCCTTCGTGCACAGCTGGGAGAGCAACCTCACCCACGTGCTGCAGCGGCCGATCAAGCGCGTGGTGGCGAGCCCCGCCGACATCACCCGCTATACCCAGGAATTCTTCCGCCTGGCGCGCTCGGTCACCGGCGCCTCGGCGGTGGAGCAGAAGAGCAGCGGCGTCGGCAACTTCGAACAGTTGGTCAACCTGGGCGCCAGCGACAGCGAGCCGGATGCCAACGACGCCCACATCGTCAACATCGTCGACTGGCTGTTCCAATACGCCTTCCAGCAGCGCGCCAGCGATATCCACGTCGAGCCGCGGCGCGAACAGGGGGCGGTGCGCTTTCGCATCGATGGCGTACTGCACACCGTCTACCAGTTCCCGGCCCAGGTCACCCTGGCGGTGGTCAGCCGGATCAAGAACCTCGGGCGCATGAACGTCGCCGAGAAGCGCAAGCCCCAGGATGGCCGGATCAAGACCCGCATGGCCGGCGACAAGGAGGTGGAGCTGCGGCTGTCGACCATGCCCACCGCCTTCGGCGAAAAGCTGGTGATGCGAATCTTCGACCCGGACGTGCTGCTCAAGAGCTTCGACCAGTTGGGCTTCTCCGCCGACGACCTGAAACGCTGGGCCAGCATGACCGGCCAGCCCAACGGCATCATCCTGGTCACCGGCCCCACCGGTTCGGGCAAGACCACCACCCTGTACACCACCCTCAAGCAGCTGGCCACGCCCGAGGTCAACGTCTGCACCATCGAAGATCCCATCGAGATGGTAGAGGACGCCTTCAACCAGATGCAGGTGCAGCCCAACATCGAGGTGACCTTCGCCAGCGGCGTACGGGCGCTGATGCGGCAGGACCCGGACATCATCATGATCGGTGAGATCCGCGACCTGGAGACCGCCGAGATGGCCATCCAGGCGGCGCTGACCGGGCACCTGGTGCTCTCCACCCTGCACACCAACGACGCGCCCAGCTCGGTGAGCCGGCTGATCGAACTGGGTGTGCCCTACTACCTGATCCGCGCCACGGTGCTGGGCGTCATGGCCCAGCGCCTGGTGCGCACCCTGTGCCCCGCCTGCAAGGCGCCCACCGAGCTGGACCCGGCCGCCTGGCAGGAGCTGACCAAGCCCTGGAACGCGCCGCTGCCGACCGGGGCCATGCAACCGGTGGGTTGCCCGGAGTGTCGCGATACCGGCTATCGCGGTCGTGCCGGGGTCTACGAAATCCTTACCCTCTCGGATAGTCTGCGCGAATTGGTGACGGGCGATACCGACATCACCGCCCTGCGCCGCCAGGCGTTCAAGGAGGGCATGCGCAGCCTGCGGTTATCCGGGGCGCAAAAGATCGCCGCCGGCCAGACCACCATGGAAGAAGTGCTGCGCGTCACGCCCCAGAGTGAACGTTAGCGCCCCTGGCGCCCCGCGAGCGGAACAAGGATAGCGAGCCGTGCAGATAACCGCCGTCAACCCTCTGGCCATGGCTGCCGAGGACCCCGAGCAGATTCGCCGCCGTCAGGCGTGGCTGGCCGATCATGGCCTGCTCGACGGCCAAGCGGAGCCGGGCCTCGAGGATCTGGTCGAGCTGGCGGCCACCCTCTGCGAGACGCCCATCGCCGCGGTCAACCTGCTGGGTGAGCACCTGCAACTGTTCAAGGCCGAGCGTGGTCTGGGCGTCGCCGAAATGCCCTTGGCCCTGTCCTTCTGTCGCCACCTGCACGCGGCCGGCGAGGCGCGGCAGATCGAGGACCTCAGCCAGGACCCACGCTTCGCCGACAATCCGCTGGTCACCGATCCCGCGGGGCTGAGATTCTATGCCGGTGCGCCGCTGCGCACGGCCGATGGGGTCTTTCTCGGCACCCTCTGCGTGTTCGACTGGCAACCACGGGAGCTGAGCACGGCGCGCCTTACCGGTCTCGACCGCCTTGCCCGCCAGGTGTTGCGCCTGTTCGAGACCCAGTCGAAGGCGACTGCGCCGACTCGCCACAGCGGCCTCGACGAGGCGCACTATCGTGCCCTGATGGACGTCAATCCGCAGATCATCTGGTTCGCCCGGCCCGACGGCACCTTCGAATACGCCAATCGCTACTGGTACGAATACAGCGGCCTGACCCCCGAACGCGCCGCCGCCGATCCCGAGCTCTGGGCCGCCACCATCCATCCCGACCATCGCCAACTGCTGCTGCGCCATTGGGGCGAGGTCCGCGCGCAGCGCATCGCCGGTAGTCTGGAATTGCAATTGCGCGATGCCCAGGGCCGCTATCGCTGGTTCGAGACGCGCACCATGCCGTTCACCAATGCCAGCGGTGAGATCGAGCACTGGGTGGGGGTGGCCCAGGACATCGACAGCCGCAAGCGGGCCGAGACGGCGCTGCAGGAAAGCGAGGCCTTTGCTCACCTGCTGCTCGAATCCACCCATGAAGGCTTCTGCGCGCTCGATCGCGAGGGCCGCACCACCCTGTGCAATCGCGCCTTCCGCCAGATGCTGGGGCTGGCCGAGGACCGCGACGGCCTGGACGAACCCCTGGAAACCCGCCTCGGTTCGGCGCGCAGCGAGGACGGCGCCCAGGCCATCCGCCGCGCCGCCCGCGACGGCGCCATCCTGCATCTGTCCGCCGATGCGCTGCTGCGCGAAGACGGCAGCCTGCTGCCGGTGGAATGGCGGGCCCAGCCGCTCTGGCGTGACGGCGAGGTCCAGGGTGCCATCTGTACCTTCGTCGACCTCAGCGAGCGCATCCGCAGTCATGACCGCCAGCGCTTCCTGCTGGAGCTGGGCGATCTGCTGCATGGCGTCACCCATACCGGCGAGGTGGCCTCGGTGCTGGGTGACAGCCTCGGCCATCTGCTGGCCGTGCAGCGCATCGGCTACGCCCGGGTCGGCCGGGACGGTAGCCTGACCATCGACAGCGACTGGCTCGACCAGGGGCGAACGCGCCGTCTGAACCTGCCCAGCCTGGCCCATTGGCACACCTCGGCGGTGGAGGAATTGCGCCGCGGCGTCATCGTCAGCGTGGAAGACAGCGCCCAGGACAGCCGGCTGGGCCAGATGCGCGAGCGACTGCTGGAGCACGACGTCCGTGCCGGCCTGGTGGTGCCGCTGCTCGCCGAGGAGCAACTGGTCGGCCTGCTGTTCCTCTACACCGATACGCCCCGTCACTGGACCATCGGCGACGTGGCCCTGGTGCGCGAAGTGGCCGAACGCATCCGCATCGTCATCGAGCGCACCGCAGCGGCCGACGCCCTGCGCGTAGCCGAACAGCGGATCGCCCTGGCCATGGACGTGGCCGACCTGGGCGTCTGGGACTACGACATCGACCACGACCTGATCAGCTGGGATGCCCGCCTGGCCCATCTGGTCGGCGCCCCGGAGCGCCGCCGCAAGACCCGCGGGGCAGCCCTGCTGCGCGCCCTGCACCCGGCCGACGCCCCTCGGGTCCGCGCCTATGTCAGCGCGGCCATCCAGAGCCAGGGCAGCGCCTACGATCTGCGCCTGACCTTTCGCGTGCGCAGCTCGCGGCAGGAAGAGCCGGTCTGGCTGAGCATCCGCGGGCGCGAACGCCTGGAGCCGGGCGGACGTCGACGCCTGGTCGGCATCGCTCGGGACATCACCCGCGAACGCCACGACGCCGACCGCATCAGCGAGACCAATCGCCAGTTGCGGCAACAGATCGAAGAACGCCGCGAAGCGGCAGCCCGCCAGCACGCCCTCATCGAGCTGGGCGACCGCTTGCGCGAAGGCGATCCGGAAAGTGCCGGGGTGGCCGTCGCCCTGGAGCTGGTGGGCGTGCGCCTGGGCCTGCGTCGCGTCGGTTACGCCCGGCTCGACGAAGGTCGCGGCACCTTCATCATGCAGCAGGTCTGGACGCCCAATGGCAGCGCCGATCATGCCCTCGCCTATCCGCTGCTCGCTCCCGACAGCCTGGGCACCCAGGAAGGCGAAGCGCCCCTGGTCATCGACGACGTCAGCCAGGACCCCCGCGCCCAGGCCAATGCCGAGCGCCTGCTCGACCTGGAAATCGCCGCCTTGGTGGACATTCCGCTCTATGAGGATGGCCGTCTACGGGCCTTGTTCGTCGCCCACGACCAGCGCGCCCGTCTGTGGAAGGAAAGCGAGGTACAGTTCCTGCGTGATGTCACCGACCGGCTCTGGGCGGCCATCTGCCGGCAGCGTTCCCAGGATGCCCAGCGTGAAAGCGAGGGGCGCTTCCGCCTGATGGCCGACAGCGCCCCGGTACTGATCTGGGCCTGCGACGGCGAAGGCCAGCTGCAATTCGTCAACCAGCGCTTCGCCAGCGAATTCGACCTGCACGATGCCGACCTGCGCGACCAAGGCTGGAGCGCCCTGCTACCGGACACGGAATGCCCGGCCTTCGAAGGCGCCTTCAAGCAGGCCATCGCCACCCACAGCGCGCTGCGCGCCGAGGTACGGGTGCGCAACGCCCAGGGCGAGTGGCGCTGGCTGCGCCTGGAAGGCACGCCGCGCCTGGAGGTCGACGGTGAATTCCACGGCCTGGTCGGCTGTGGCGTGGACATCACCGAGGCCCGGCAGACCACCGACCAGTTGGAGCAGCGCATCGCCGAGCGGACCCAGGAGCTGGGTCGCAGCCACGCCCGATTGATCGCCGAGATCTACGAGCGCGAGCGGACCGAAGAAGCCCTGCGGCAGTCGCAGAAGATGGAAGCCATCGGCCAACTCACCGGCGGTATCGCCCACGACTTCAACAACATGCTGACCGGTATCGTCGGCGCCCTCGACCTGATCCGGCTGCGCATCGCCAACGGCCGTACCCAGGACCTGGATCGCTACATCAACGCGGCGGTCAATTCGGCGGATCGCGCCGCGGCCCTCACCCATCGGCTGCTGGCCTTCGCCCGCCGGCAGACCCTCGATCCGCAGCCGGTGGACGTGCACCAACTGGTCGAATCCCTGCAGGATCTGTTGGTGCGCACTGTGGGTGAGAACGTTACCTTGCGGCTGGACCTCGCGCCCGTCGCCTGGCTCGCCCACAGCGATACCCATCAGCTGGAAAACGCCCTGCTCAACCTGGTGATCAATGGCCGCGACGCCATGCCCGCCGGGGGCGAGCTGTGCATCGCCACCACTACCCTCAGCCTGGACGCCGAGGCGGCCGCGCGCGAATCCCTCACCCCGGGTGACTATGTCCGCCTGAGCGTGACCGATACCGGCACCGGCATGCCACCCGAGGTCAAGGCCAAGGCCTTCGAGCCCTTCTTCACCACCAAACCGGCCGGCCAGGGCACGGGGCTCGGCTTGTCGATGATCTACGGCTTCGTCAAGCAGTCCGGCGGTACCGCGCGCATCGACACCGAGCAGGGCCAGGGCACCACCATCAGTCTCTACCTGCCCAGGCACGCCGAAGTCGCTGCGGCAGCCCAGGAGCAGTCGACGACCAAGGTCGCGCCACGCGCCGAAGCCGGCCAGACCGTCCTGGTAGTGGAAGACGAGTACGCCGTGCGCATGATCGTGCTGGAGGTACTCGCCGAACTAGGTTACACCGCCCTGGAGGCCAGCGACGCCGACGGCGCCCTGCCGATCATCGAAAGCGGGCAGCGGTTGGACCTGCTCATCAGCGATGTCGGCCTGCCTGGCATGAATGGGCGTCAGCTCGCCGAGATCGCCCGCGGCCGTCGGCCCGAACTCAAGGT
The window above is part of the Pseudomonas oryzihabitans genome. Proteins encoded here:
- the argE gene encoding acetylornithine deacetylase — its product is MTVPALKALFATLIAESSVSCTQAALDQSNAGVIARLAGWFGALGFACETQEVTPGKFNLIATLGSGPGGLVLAGHTDTVPYDEALWQGDPLRLREADDRWYGLGSCDMKGFFALILEAVRELDPRQLRQPLIVLATCDEESSMDGARALAEAGRPLGRAAVIGEPTGLRPIRLHKGILMERIDILGQSGHSSDPTLGHSALEAMQAVMGELLDLRAQWQREYRNPLFLVPQPTLNLGCIHGGDNPNRICGQCALEFDLRPLPGMQPEALRQVIRGRLLPVAERFGVKIDYQPLFPAVPPFEQPAEAELVRLAERLTGHRADAVAFATEAPYLQAITQEVLVLGPGDISCAHQPEEHLDLARIAPTVSLLQALIRHYCLGDAAVVR
- a CDS encoding CYTH domain-containing protein gives rise to the protein MAKETEIKLRASVATLDALRAHPLLKKRCKDGWQRHELSNCYYDTDTRDLAHAKVALRVRRDGDRYIQTLKSRGQSVAGLSERNEWEWPLTDATLDTTLFDDSCWPAALADLDLRRLQPVFDTDFVRDAAEIAWGRGKARTIIEVALDQGEVRAGEQREAIAEVELELRQGEPAALLELAEQLAAELPLMPCDISKAERGYRLHDAASYTLYLSAPELDAETPLDEAVARLGWHLLAGSQRLAEQYRWNGHWRLLVDWVHQLIDLRALLGSLGQAAPRASSRDLRQALDELLADWRPLAAIGQDDEEARRQAPQRFAAELERPRWGLFSLRAARWLHARAWTEGRTGRGERQGATPLGQWLPRLLAQEAAELPLLRAITEPELIEQQLPRLERMQVWLHLARGALDLPEADRLYGELGKLAPLSAHGDLAGVAEQARLIHGLAPWKALA
- a CDS encoding GspE/PulE family protein: MSAIASSSADRWLDLGDILRELVSQQRIDQQTAEQCLLLRRGSANPQQHPLEFLAAQSMDDLARPGRKLDLDSLTRWLAEYSGQPFYRIDPLKVDVASITPLMSYAFAQRNKILAVAVSPDEVTVASAQPFVHSWESNLTHVLQRPIKRVVASPADITRYTQEFFRLARSVTGASAVEQKSSGVGNFEQLVNLGASDSEPDANDAHIVNIVDWLFQYAFQQRASDIHVEPRREQGAVRFRIDGVLHTVYQFPAQVTLAVVSRIKNLGRMNVAEKRKPQDGRIKTRMAGDKEVELRLSTMPTAFGEKLVMRIFDPDVLLKSFDQLGFSADDLKRWASMTGQPNGIILVTGPTGSGKTTTLYTTLKQLATPEVNVCTIEDPIEMVEDAFNQMQVQPNIEVTFASGVRALMRQDPDIIMIGEIRDLETAEMAIQAALTGHLVLSTLHTNDAPSSVSRLIELGVPYYLIRATVLGVMAQRLVRTLCPACKAPTELDPAAWQELTKPWNAPLPTGAMQPVGCPECRDTGYRGRAGVYEILTLSDSLRELVTGDTDITALRRQAFKEGMRSLRLSGAQKIAAGQTTMEEVLRVTPQSER
- a CDS encoding PAS domain S-box protein, producing the protein MQITAVNPLAMAAEDPEQIRRRQAWLADHGLLDGQAEPGLEDLVELAATLCETPIAAVNLLGEHLQLFKAERGLGVAEMPLALSFCRHLHAAGEARQIEDLSQDPRFADNPLVTDPAGLRFYAGAPLRTADGVFLGTLCVFDWQPRELSTARLTGLDRLARQVLRLFETQSKATAPTRHSGLDEAHYRALMDVNPQIIWFARPDGTFEYANRYWYEYSGLTPERAAADPELWAATIHPDHRQLLLRHWGEVRAQRIAGSLELQLRDAQGRYRWFETRTMPFTNASGEIEHWVGVAQDIDSRKRAETALQESEAFAHLLLESTHEGFCALDREGRTTLCNRAFRQMLGLAEDRDGLDEPLETRLGSARSEDGAQAIRRAARDGAILHLSADALLREDGSLLPVEWRAQPLWRDGEVQGAICTFVDLSERIRSHDRQRFLLELGDLLHGVTHTGEVASVLGDSLGHLLAVQRIGYARVGRDGSLTIDSDWLDQGRTRRLNLPSLAHWHTSAVEELRRGVIVSVEDSAQDSRLGQMRERLLEHDVRAGLVVPLLAEEQLVGLLFLYTDTPRHWTIGDVALVREVAERIRIVIERTAAADALRVAEQRIALAMDVADLGVWDYDIDHDLISWDARLAHLVGAPERRRKTRGAALLRALHPADAPRVRAYVSAAIQSQGSAYDLRLTFRVRSSRQEEPVWLSIRGRERLEPGGRRRLVGIARDITRERHDADRISETNRQLRQQIEERREAAARQHALIELGDRLREGDPESAGVAVALELVGVRLGLRRVGYARLDEGRGTFIMQQVWTPNGSADHALAYPLLAPDSLGTQEGEAPLVIDDVSQDPRAQANAERLLDLEIAALVDIPLYEDGRLRALFVAHDQRARLWKESEVQFLRDVTDRLWAAICRQRSQDAQRESEGRFRLMADSAPVLIWACDGEGQLQFVNQRFASEFDLHDADLRDQGWSALLPDTECPAFEGAFKQAIATHSALRAEVRVRNAQGEWRWLRLEGTPRLEVDGEFHGLVGCGVDITEARQTTDQLEQRIAERTQELGRSHARLIAEIYERERTEEALRQSQKMEAIGQLTGGIAHDFNNMLTGIVGALDLIRLRIANGRTQDLDRYINAAVNSADRAAALTHRLLAFARRQTLDPQPVDVHQLVESLQDLLVRTVGENVTLRLDLAPVAWLAHSDTHQLENALLNLVINGRDAMPAGGELCIATTTLSLDAEAAARESLTPGDYVRLSVTDTGTGMPPEVKAKAFEPFFTTKPAGQGTGLGLSMIYGFVKQSGGTARIDTEQGQGTTISLYLPRHAEVAAAAQEQSTTKVAPRAEAGQTVLVVEDEYAVRMIVLEVLAELGYTALEASDADGALPIIESGQRLDLLISDVGLPGMNGRQLAEIARGRRPELKVLFITGYAKNAKVRGEFLGENMDMLIKPFDIDALAERIHSMIQS